One genomic window of Actinomycetes bacterium includes the following:
- the rpsI gene encoding 30S ribosomal protein S9 encodes MAETTTEAVETDAETPDSYTSESSVESFTSATPRDIVTAPGAATGRRKQAIARVRLVPGSGQWTVNGRALDQYFPNKVHQQLVNDPFVTLGAEDRFDVIARIHGGGVSGQAGALRLAISRALNGIDEEGNRPSLKRAGFLTRDPRAKERKKYGLKKARKAPQYSKR; translated from the coding sequence GTGGCCGAGACCACCACCGAAGCCGTCGAGACCGACGCCGAGACCCCCGACAGCTACACCTCCGAGTCGTCGGTGGAGTCGTTCACGTCGGCGACACCGCGTGACATCGTCACCGCTCCTGGCGCGGCCACCGGCCGGCGCAAGCAGGCCATCGCGCGGGTCCGGCTCGTCCCGGGCTCCGGCCAGTGGACGGTCAACGGCCGTGCGCTGGACCAGTACTTCCCCAACAAGGTGCACCAGCAGCTGGTCAACGACCCGTTCGTGACCCTGGGCGCCGAGGACCGCTTCGACGTCATCGCGCGGATCCACGGTGGCGGCGTCTCGGGCCAGGCCGGCGCTCTGCGCCTCGCCATCTCGCGGGCGCTCAACGGCATCGACGAGGAGGGCAACCGTCCCTCGCTGAAGCGGGCCGGCTTCCTGACCCGCGACCCGCGGGCCAAGGAGCGCAAGAAGTACGGCCTGAAGAAGGCCCGCAAGGCGCCCCAGTACAGCAAGCGCTGA
- the glmM gene encoding phosphoglucosamine mutase, with the protein MGRVFGTDGVRGLANRDLTAELALDLSVAAAHVLGDVGAFEGHRPVAVVGRDPRASGEFLTAAVVAGLASAGVDVVEAGVMPTPAVAFLTADLGADLGAVISASHNPMPDNGLKFLARGGHKLADELEDAIEKRLREAWERPVGAAVGRVRQDPSLGQRYADHLLSTVPHRLDGLRVVLDTANGAAYRLAPAILQAAGAEVVTIGDRPDGLNINDGYGSTHLDRLQAAVLEHEADAGIALDGDADRCLAVDASGAVVDGDQILAVLALAMREKDRLHDSTAVATVMSNLGFRLAMQRERVSVVETPVGDRYVLEAMKDGGYTLGGEQSGHVIMLDHATTGDGTLTALHLLARVAETGTSLRDLAGVMTRLPQVLVNVRGVDRGGVDDCEPLQKAVAEASAELGETGRVLLRPSGTEPVVRVMVEAAEASQAEAVAARLAEVVRAELALG; encoded by the coding sequence GTGGGACGGGTCTTCGGGACCGACGGGGTGCGGGGCCTGGCCAACCGTGACCTCACGGCCGAGCTCGCCCTCGACCTGTCTGTCGCGGCCGCGCACGTGCTCGGGGACGTCGGTGCCTTCGAGGGGCACCGGCCGGTCGCCGTCGTCGGACGCGACCCCCGGGCGTCGGGCGAGTTCCTCACCGCGGCGGTCGTCGCCGGGCTGGCGAGCGCCGGCGTCGACGTCGTCGAGGCCGGCGTCATGCCGACCCCGGCCGTCGCGTTCCTCACCGCGGACCTCGGTGCCGACCTGGGCGCCGTCATCTCCGCCAGCCACAACCCGATGCCCGACAACGGGCTGAAGTTCCTGGCCCGCGGTGGGCACAAGCTCGCCGACGAGCTCGAGGACGCGATCGAGAAGCGCCTGCGCGAGGCGTGGGAGCGTCCGGTCGGCGCGGCCGTGGGCCGGGTGCGCCAGGACCCGTCGCTCGGCCAGCGGTACGCCGACCACCTGCTGTCGACGGTCCCGCACCGGCTGGACGGGCTGCGCGTGGTGCTCGACACGGCCAACGGGGCGGCGTACCGCCTCGCGCCCGCCATCCTGCAGGCCGCCGGCGCGGAGGTCGTGACCATCGGCGACCGGCCGGACGGCCTCAACATCAACGACGGCTACGGCTCGACGCACCTCGACCGGTTGCAGGCAGCGGTGCTCGAGCACGAAGCGGACGCCGGCATCGCGCTCGACGGCGACGCAGACCGCTGCCTTGCGGTCGACGCGTCCGGGGCCGTCGTCGACGGCGACCAGATCCTGGCGGTGCTCGCGCTCGCCATGCGCGAGAAGGACCGGCTGCACGACTCGACCGCGGTCGCGACGGTGATGTCCAACCTCGGCTTCCGGCTGGCGATGCAGCGGGAGCGGGTGTCAGTCGTCGAGACCCCCGTGGGCGACCGCTACGTGCTCGAGGCGATGAAGGACGGCGGCTACACCCTCGGGGGTGAGCAGTCGGGCCACGTCATCATGCTCGACCACGCGACGACCGGCGACGGCACGCTGACCGCCCTGCACCTGCTGGCCCGGGTGGCGGAGACGGGGACGTCGCTGCGCGACCTGGCCGGCGTGATGACCCGACTGCCCCAGGTCCTCGTCAACGTCCGCGGCGTCGACCGCGGCGGGGTCGACGACTGCGAGCCGCTGCAGAAGGCCGTCGCCGAGGCGTCCGCCGAGCTGGGGGAGACCGGGCGCGTGCTGCTGCGGCCGTCCGGAACCGAGCCGGTGGTGCGGGTCATGGTGGAGGCGGCGGAGGCGTCGCAGGCTGAGGCGGTGGCCGCCCGGCTGGCCGAGGTCGTGCGCGCCGAGCTCGCATTGGGCTGA